From the genome of Mycobacterium dioxanotrophicus, one region includes:
- a CDS encoding ferredoxin, translating to MRIEADRDACIASGNCVMVAGAVFDQDDDGVVRPLVDEVPDAELDHAREAVNLCPASALRLVD from the coding sequence ATGAGGATCGAAGCGGATCGGGACGCGTGCATCGCATCGGGCAACTGCGTGATGGTCGCGGGCGCGGTCTTCGACCAGGACGACGACGGTGTGGTGCGGCCGCTGGTCGACGAGGTTCCCGACGCCGAACTCGACCACGCCCGCGAGGCCGTCAACTTGTGCCCCGCCAGCGCGTTACGTCTGGTGGACTGA
- a CDS encoding PaaI family thioesterase, with the protein MSEEAADSVSVFEQHGGFPVFEAADPGPGFGRFVTAMRRAQDLAVSANPDAHVWDAAADRVEELVKLLAPYEAPEGVGPANRVPSLPGAGSLLMPPWTVAKFDPDGVEVQVDFSRYYVGGNYAVHGGVLPLLFDSVFGMVIHAAGRPISRTAFLHVDYRKVTPIDTLLTARGWVREAEGRKAFVNAELRDADGNLLAEANGLMVRLLPGQP; encoded by the coding sequence GTGAGTGAGGAAGCGGCGGACTCCGTTTCGGTTTTCGAACAGCACGGCGGATTCCCGGTTTTCGAGGCCGCCGATCCCGGGCCGGGTTTCGGGCGGTTCGTGACGGCGATGCGCCGTGCCCAGGACCTGGCGGTGTCGGCGAACCCGGACGCTCACGTCTGGGACGCGGCCGCCGACCGCGTCGAGGAACTCGTCAAACTGCTCGCCCCGTACGAGGCGCCCGAGGGAGTCGGCCCGGCCAACCGCGTGCCGTCACTGCCCGGTGCGGGCAGCCTGCTGATGCCGCCATGGACCGTCGCCAAGTTCGATCCCGACGGTGTCGAAGTGCAGGTGGATTTCAGCCGGTACTACGTGGGCGGCAACTACGCCGTGCACGGCGGGGTGCTGCCGCTGTTGTTCGACTCGGTGTTCGGCATGGTGATCCACGCCGCCGGGCGGCCCATCAGCCGCACCGCGTTCCTGCATGTGGACTACCGCAAGGTGACGCCCATCGACACGCTGCTCACCGCGCGCGGCTGGGTGCGGGAAGCCGAGGGCCGCAAGGCATTCGTCAACGCCGAATTGCGTGACGCGGACGGGAATCTGCTGGCCGAGGCCAACGGCCTCATGGTCAGATTGTTGCCCGGCCAGCCCTGA
- a CDS encoding adenylosuccinate synthase — MPAIVLIGAQWGDEGKGKATDLLGGRVQWVVRYQGGNNAGHTVVLPTGENFALHLIPSGILTPGVTNVIGNGVVVDPGVLLTELSGLEERGVDTSGLLISADAHLLMPYHVAMDKVVERYAGTKKIGTTGRGIGPCYQDKIARIGVRVSDVLDEQLLAEKIGAALEFKNQVLVKIYNRKALDPAEVVENLLTQAEGFKHRIADSRLLLNKALEGGETVLLEGSQGTLLDVDHGTYPFVTSSNPTAGGASVGSGIGPTRITTVLGILKAYTTRVGSGPFPTELFDEHGAYLAKTGGEVGVTTGRPRRCGWFDAVIARYATRVNGITDYFLTKLDVLSSLETVPICVGYTVDGKRTDEMPMTQSDIHRAEPIYEELPGWWEDISGAREFSDLPAKAQDYVLRLEELAGAHISCIGVGPGRDQTIVRRDILAPS, encoded by the coding sequence ATGCCGGCAATCGTGCTCATCGGTGCCCAGTGGGGCGACGAGGGCAAAGGTAAAGCCACCGATCTACTCGGTGGCCGGGTGCAATGGGTCGTTCGCTACCAGGGCGGCAACAACGCCGGACACACGGTCGTGTTGCCCACCGGGGAGAACTTCGCCCTGCACCTCATCCCCTCGGGCATCCTCACGCCCGGTGTCACCAACGTCATCGGCAACGGTGTGGTCGTCGACCCCGGTGTGCTGCTGACCGAGCTCAGCGGTCTCGAAGAGCGCGGAGTGGACACCTCGGGGTTGCTGATCTCGGCCGATGCGCATCTGCTGATGCCGTACCACGTCGCGATGGACAAGGTGGTCGAGCGGTACGCGGGCACCAAGAAGATCGGCACCACCGGCCGCGGCATCGGGCCGTGCTACCAGGACAAGATCGCCCGGATCGGCGTCCGCGTCTCCGATGTGCTCGACGAGCAGTTGCTCGCCGAAAAGATCGGGGCCGCACTGGAGTTCAAGAACCAGGTGCTGGTCAAGATCTACAACCGCAAGGCGCTGGACCCGGCCGAGGTGGTGGAGAACCTGCTCACCCAGGCAGAGGGGTTCAAGCATCGCATCGCCGATTCCCGGCTGCTGCTGAACAAGGCCTTGGAAGGCGGCGAGACCGTGCTGCTCGAAGGGTCGCAGGGCACCCTGCTCGACGTGGACCACGGCACCTACCCGTTCGTCACCTCGTCGAACCCGACGGCGGGCGGCGCATCGGTCGGCTCCGGCATCGGCCCCACCCGCATCACCACGGTGCTGGGCATCCTCAAGGCGTACACGACCCGTGTCGGGTCGGGGCCGTTCCCGACCGAACTGTTCGACGAGCACGGGGCGTACCTGGCCAAGACCGGTGGCGAGGTCGGTGTGACGACGGGACGGCCGCGCCGGTGCGGCTGGTTCGATGCGGTGATCGCCCGCTACGCCACCCGCGTCAACGGCATCACCGACTACTTCCTGACCAAGCTCGACGTGCTGTCCAGCCTGGAGACCGTGCCGATCTGCGTCGGGTACACGGTCGACGGCAAGCGCACCGACGAGATGCCGATGACACAGTCCGACATTCATCGCGCCGAGCCGATCTACGAGGAACTGCCCGGGTGGTGGGAGGACATCTCCGGCGCCCGCGAGTTCAGCGACCTGCCCGCCAAGGCGCAGGATTACGTGCTTCGCCTCGAAGAGCTTGCCGGCGCGCATATTTCGTGCATCGGTGTGGGCCCGGGCCGGGACCAGACCATTGTGCGGCGCGACATCCTGGCCCCTTCGTGA
- a CDS encoding site-2 protease family protein translates to MNIRPLHQSVRPSPVFLAVVAITAAGGVAAWLAGDTVRPLSYAGVFVLVVAGWLVSLCLHEFGHAFTAWRFGDHDVAVRGYLTLNPLKYSHPMLSLGLPVLFIALGGIGFPGGAVYVRTSWMTARQRTIVSLAGPAANLVLAILLLAATRLFYDPAHGVFWSGLAFLGFLQVTALVLNLLPIPGLDGYNALEPHLSPETQRALEPAKQWSFFILLILLITPALNRWFFGLVYWACELSGVPRFLMQIGGQLTRFWSAWM, encoded by the coding sequence GTGAACATCCGCCCGCTGCATCAATCGGTGCGCCCGAGCCCGGTTTTCCTGGCCGTCGTCGCCATCACCGCCGCGGGCGGCGTGGCCGCGTGGCTGGCCGGCGACACTGTGCGGCCGCTGTCTTACGCGGGCGTGTTCGTGCTGGTGGTGGCGGGCTGGCTGGTGTCGCTGTGCCTGCACGAATTCGGGCACGCCTTCACGGCGTGGCGGTTCGGCGACCACGACGTCGCGGTGCGGGGCTACCTGACCCTCAACCCGCTCAAGTACTCGCACCCCATGCTGTCGCTGGGGTTGCCGGTGCTGTTCATCGCGCTCGGCGGCATCGGGTTCCCCGGCGGGGCGGTGTACGTACGGACGTCCTGGATGACGGCCCGCCAGCGAACGATCGTGAGCCTGGCCGGTCCGGCAGCCAACCTGGTACTGGCGATCCTGCTGCTCGCTGCCACCCGGTTGTTCTACGACCCGGCGCACGGCGTGTTCTGGTCCGGGCTGGCATTCCTGGGTTTTCTGCAGGTCACTGCGCTGGTGCTGAACCTGCTGCCCATTCCGGGACTGGACGGCTACAACGCACTCGAACCCCACCTGAGCCCCGAGACGCAGCGCGCGCTGGAGCCGGCCAAGCAGTGGAGTTTTTTCATCCTGCTGATCCTGCTCATCACGCCGGCCCTCAACCGGTGGTTCTTCGGCCTGGTCTACTGGGCCTGCGAACTGTCCGGCGTGCCGAGATTCCTGATGCAGATCGGCGGGCAGCTGACGCGGTTCTGGTCGGCCTGGATGTAA
- a CDS encoding cation diffusion facilitator family transporter, translating to MGAGHDHSHSMDTRVSRMVMAAAILSIFFVVELVTALTINSIALLADAGHMLTDLVAMFMGLTAVLLARKGSSSPARTYGWHRAEVFTAVANAVLLLGVAGFILYEAFERLGDAPQIPGVPMIVVALVGLLANAVVVLMLRSHSESSLAVKGAYMEVVADTVGSIGVLIAGIVTVTTGWPYADVVVAVLVALWVLPRAISLARAALRILSESSPRHIDVEELRTALGRVTGVTGVHDLHVWTLVPGKDMVTAHLTSTADAATVLDGARAVLTARGLEHATVQVEAPGASGDCPCESTW from the coding sequence ATGGGTGCCGGCCACGATCACAGCCATTCGATGGACACGCGCGTCAGCCGGATGGTCATGGCTGCCGCCATCCTCTCGATCTTCTTCGTCGTCGAGCTGGTCACGGCGCTGACCATCAACTCCATCGCGCTGCTCGCGGACGCCGGCCACATGCTGACCGACCTGGTTGCGATGTTCATGGGCTTGACCGCGGTGCTGCTGGCCCGCAAGGGCAGCTCATCGCCGGCCCGCACCTACGGCTGGCACCGCGCCGAGGTGTTCACCGCCGTCGCCAACGCCGTCCTGCTGCTCGGCGTCGCGGGCTTCATCCTGTATGAGGCGTTCGAACGGCTCGGCGACGCACCTCAGATTCCCGGTGTGCCGATGATCGTCGTCGCGCTCGTCGGACTGCTGGCCAACGCCGTCGTGGTGTTGATGCTGCGCTCGCACTCCGAAAGCAGCCTCGCGGTCAAGGGCGCCTACATGGAGGTGGTGGCCGACACCGTCGGCAGCATCGGAGTGCTGATCGCCGGCATCGTCACGGTCACCACCGGATGGCCCTACGCCGACGTGGTCGTCGCGGTACTGGTGGCGCTGTGGGTGCTGCCCCGCGCCATCTCCCTGGCCCGTGCCGCCCTGCGCATCCTGAGCGAGTCCTCGCCCCGCCACATCGACGTCGAGGAGCTGCGCACTGCGCTCGGTCGGGTCACCGGCGTCACCGGCGTGCACGACCTGCACGTGTGGACGCTCGTACCCGGCAAAGACATGGTCACCGCTCACCTGACCAGCACCGCCGACGCGGCAACCGTGCTCGACGGCGCCCGCGCGGTCCTCACCGCACGCGGCCTGGAACACGCCACGGTGCAGGTCGAGGCACCTGGCGCCAGCGGGGACTGCCCCTGCGAGTCGACATGGTGA
- a CDS encoding aldehyde dehydrogenase family protein gives MREYQQFYIDGQWVDPLNPAALDVEDPRTERVSGHIANGSAADVDRAVAAARRAFPSWSRSTKEDRLALLQAIQAEYQTRAGDLAAAVSEEMGAPPRLAAGPQVNLGLAHLATAIDVLTKFEFDEQRGSTMLIKEPIGVCGLITPWNWPLNQIAVKVYPALATGCTMVLKPSEVAPYSAQIFTEILAAAGVPAGVFNMVFGDGQGVGAAISAHPDIDMVSFTGSTRAGVEIARAAAPTVKRVSQELGGKSPNIVLDDEAFAKSVTAGVTTMMLNSGQSCNAPSRMLVPHSRMDEAIEIARRVGSGVAVGDPEVKTAIGPVASRAQFDKIQRLIGAGLAEGATLVVGGVGRPDGMDTGYFVKPTVFANVTNDMAIAREEIFGPVLCILGYDDVDHAVEIANDTDYGLAGYVSAADLDQARAVARRIRAGSVAINHAFDIAAPFGGYKRSGNGREWGNFGFDEYLEVKAALGYAP, from the coding sequence GTGCGTGAATACCAGCAGTTCTATATCGACGGCCAGTGGGTCGATCCGCTAAACCCCGCCGCCCTCGACGTCGAAGACCCGCGGACCGAGCGGGTGTCGGGCCACATCGCCAACGGTTCGGCGGCGGACGTCGACCGTGCGGTGGCGGCCGCCCGCCGGGCATTCCCGTCCTGGTCACGAAGCACCAAGGAGGATCGCCTCGCCCTACTGCAGGCGATCCAGGCCGAATACCAAACGCGCGCAGGCGATCTCGCCGCCGCCGTCAGCGAAGAAATGGGCGCCCCGCCACGGCTGGCGGCGGGCCCGCAGGTCAATCTCGGCCTGGCCCATCTCGCCACCGCCATCGACGTGCTCACGAAATTCGAGTTCGACGAGCAACGCGGCTCCACCATGCTGATCAAGGAACCCATCGGCGTCTGCGGACTGATCACGCCATGGAACTGGCCACTGAACCAGATCGCGGTCAAGGTGTACCCGGCGCTGGCCACCGGCTGCACCATGGTGCTCAAACCCTCCGAGGTCGCGCCCTACTCCGCGCAGATCTTCACTGAGATCCTCGCTGCCGCAGGCGTTCCGGCCGGGGTGTTCAACATGGTGTTCGGCGACGGCCAGGGTGTCGGCGCCGCCATCTCGGCTCACCCCGACATCGACATGGTGTCCTTCACCGGATCGACCCGCGCAGGCGTCGAGATCGCCCGCGCCGCCGCCCCCACCGTGAAGCGGGTCAGCCAGGAGCTCGGCGGCAAGAGCCCCAACATCGTGCTGGACGACGAGGCTTTCGCCAAGAGTGTCACCGCGGGCGTCACGACGATGATGCTCAACAGCGGGCAGAGCTGTAACGCTCCTTCGCGCATGCTGGTTCCGCATTCGCGCATGGACGAGGCCATCGAGATCGCCCGGCGGGTCGGCTCGGGCGTCGCCGTCGGCGATCCAGAGGTCAAGACGGCCATCGGGCCCGTCGCATCGCGCGCGCAGTTCGACAAGATCCAGAGGTTGATCGGCGCGGGGCTCGCGGAAGGCGCCACGCTCGTCGTCGGAGGTGTCGGCCGCCCCGACGGGATGGACACGGGGTACTTCGTCAAACCCACCGTCTTCGCGAACGTCACCAACGACATGGCAATCGCGCGCGAGGAGATCTTCGGGCCGGTGCTGTGCATCCTCGGCTACGACGACGTCGACCACGCCGTCGAGATCGCCAACGACACGGATTACGGCTTGGCCGGCTACGTTTCGGCCGCAGACCTCGACCAGGCGCGGGCGGTCGCCCGCAGAATCCGGGCGGGCTCGGTCGCCATCAACCACGCCTTCGACATCGCGGCTCCGTTCGGCGGCTACAAGCGCAGCGGCAACGGACGCGAGTGGGGCAATTTCGGCTTCGACGAATACCTGGAGGTCAAGGCCGCCCTCGGGTACGCGCCCTAA
- a CDS encoding DUF3151 domain-containing protein, with protein sequence MTRMGDLLGPDPVLLPGDPEAEDELAAGEKPAVVAAAHPSASIAWAVLAEAALDDDKAVTAYAYARTGYHRGLDQLRRNGWKGFGPVPFGHEPNQGFLRCVAALARAADDIGETDEFQRCLDLLDDCDPSARAELGLG encoded by the coding sequence ATGACGCGGATGGGTGATCTGCTAGGACCGGATCCAGTGTTGCTCCCGGGCGACCCCGAGGCCGAGGACGAACTCGCTGCGGGGGAGAAGCCCGCCGTGGTGGCTGCGGCGCATCCGTCGGCGTCGATCGCGTGGGCCGTGCTGGCCGAGGCCGCGCTCGACGACGACAAGGCGGTGACCGCTTACGCGTATGCCCGCACGGGCTACCACCGCGGGTTGGACCAGCTGCGCCGCAACGGGTGGAAGGGCTTCGGCCCGGTGCCGTTCGGCCATGAGCCCAACCAGGGGTTCCTGCGGTGTGTCGCGGCGTTGGCCCGCGCCGCCGACGACATCGGCGAGACCGACGAGTTCCAGCGCTGCCTGGACCTGCTCGACGACTGCGATCCGTCGGCCCGCGCCGAGCTCGGGCTGGGCTGA
- a CDS encoding Rv0361 family membrane protein: MSNPSEPDDAGRPGRADDQTEQMRVDAESEATTEIIGSATAMTEAAQQHDERRFTAPSGFDGSTQKIDTPPDPETEVFAPPTAKAAAPQMIPPRDGAPVPPAPETPSRRSWGWVIAVLLVIAALVAIAILGTVLLTRNSTASSQEDKVRATIENFDAAVQSGDLATLRSITCGSTRDNYVNYDQRAWDETHARVAAAKQYPVVSSIDQVMVNDDHAEANVTTFMAFAPQTRSTRSFDLQFRDDQWKICQAPTG, encoded by the coding sequence ATGTCGAATCCATCGGAGCCGGACGACGCCGGTAGGCCGGGGCGAGCAGACGACCAGACCGAGCAGATGAGGGTGGACGCCGAGTCCGAGGCCACCACCGAGATCATCGGATCCGCGACCGCCATGACAGAAGCGGCGCAGCAGCACGACGAGCGACGGTTCACCGCGCCGTCGGGCTTTGACGGTTCGACACAGAAGATCGACACCCCGCCGGACCCCGAAACCGAGGTGTTCGCCCCACCGACGGCAAAAGCCGCGGCGCCCCAGATGATTCCGCCGCGGGACGGGGCGCCGGTGCCACCCGCCCCCGAGACGCCGTCGCGGCGCAGCTGGGGTTGGGTGATCGCGGTCCTGCTGGTGATCGCAGCACTGGTGGCCATCGCGATCCTGGGCACCGTGCTGCTCACCCGCAACTCCACGGCGTCGTCGCAGGAAGACAAGGTGCGCGCCACCATCGAGAACTTCGACGCCGCGGTCCAGAGCGGTGATCTGGCCACGCTGCGCTCCATCACCTGCGGCAGCACGCGCGACAACTACGTCAACTACGACCAGCGGGCCTGGGACGAAACCCATGCCCGCGTGGCCGCAGCCAAGCAGTACCCCGTGGTGTCCAGCATCGACCAGGTGATGGTCAACGACGACCATGCCGAGGCCAACGTCACCACCTTCATGGCGTTCGCGCCCCAGACGCGGTCGACCCGCAGCTTCGATCTGCAGTTCCGCGACGATCAGTGGAAGATCTGCCAGGCCCCCACGGGCTAG
- the fbaA gene encoding class II fructose-bisphosphate aldolase, with product MPIATPEVYAEMLGRAKEHSFAFPAINCVGSESINAAIKGFADAGSDGIIQFSTGGAEFGSGLGVKDMVTGAVALAEFAHVIADRYPITVALHTDHCPKDKLDTYVRPLLAISAERVAAGRNPLFQSHMWDGSAIPIDENLAIAQDLLKLAAAAKIILEVEIGVVGGEEDGVEAEINEKLYTSPEDFEKTIDALGAGEKGRYLLAATFGNVHGVYKPGNVVLKPEVLAEGQRVAAQKLGLSGDAKPFDFVFHGGSGSLKSEIEDSLKYGVVKMNVDTDTQYAFTRPIAGHMFSNYDGVLKVDGEVGNKKTYDPRTYLKKAEASMTERVTEACNDLHSAGRSVTAG from the coding sequence ATGCCCATCGCCACTCCCGAGGTTTACGCCGAGATGCTGGGCCGGGCCAAGGAGCATTCGTTCGCGTTCCCGGCGATCAACTGCGTCGGGTCGGAGAGCATCAATGCGGCGATCAAGGGCTTCGCCGACGCGGGCAGTGACGGCATCATCCAGTTCTCCACCGGCGGCGCGGAGTTCGGCTCCGGCCTCGGGGTCAAGGACATGGTCACCGGCGCCGTCGCGCTGGCCGAATTCGCCCATGTGATCGCCGACAGGTATCCGATCACCGTCGCGCTGCACACCGACCATTGTCCGAAGGACAAGCTGGACACCTATGTCCGGCCGCTGCTGGCCATTTCCGCCGAGCGGGTGGCCGCCGGGCGCAATCCGCTGTTCCAGTCGCACATGTGGGACGGCTCGGCGATACCGATCGACGAGAACCTGGCCATCGCCCAAGACCTGCTCAAGCTCGCGGCGGCCGCCAAGATCATCCTCGAGGTGGAAATCGGCGTGGTCGGCGGCGAGGAAGACGGCGTCGAAGCCGAGATCAACGAGAAGCTCTACACCAGCCCGGAGGACTTCGAGAAGACCATCGACGCGCTGGGCGCCGGCGAGAAGGGCCGGTACCTGCTGGCGGCGACGTTCGGCAACGTGCACGGCGTGTACAAGCCCGGCAACGTCGTGCTCAAGCCCGAGGTGCTGGCCGAGGGGCAGCGCGTGGCCGCGCAGAAGCTCGGATTGTCCGGCGACGCAAAGCCTTTCGACTTCGTCTTCCACGGCGGCTCGGGTTCGCTGAAGTCCGAGATCGAGGATTCGCTGAAGTACGGCGTGGTCAAGATGAATGTCGACACCGACACGCAGTACGCGTTCACTCGTCCGATCGCCGGGCACATGTTCAGCAATTACGACGGCGTGCTCAAGGTCGACGGCGAGGTCGGCAACAAGAAGACCTACGATCCGCGCACCTACCTCAAGAAGGCCGAGGCCTCCATGACCGAGCGCGTGACCGAGGCGTGCAACGACCTGCACAGCGCGGGCCGCAGTGTGACCGCCGGCTGA
- a CDS encoding DedA family protein, giving the protein MPSFMDPLNLIGYFGAWALVGILVVVFVESGVLFPILPGDSLLFVAGMLAAGTAARGIDAQANFQLWQLLVFIPLAAILGGQVGYFIGRTIGTSMFKPDAKVLKQRYLDEAHAFFEQRGPFAIVIARFVPIVRTLAPLTAGAAKMRYSVFTTFNILGAVVWGVGLILLGYWLGQFTIIQKLLEPIFIVIVLASVAPMFIEWLKRRRATKDASETP; this is encoded by the coding sequence ATGCCGAGTTTCATGGATCCGCTCAACCTCATCGGATACTTCGGCGCGTGGGCGCTCGTGGGCATCCTGGTCGTGGTGTTCGTCGAGTCCGGAGTCCTCTTCCCGATCCTGCCCGGTGACTCGCTGTTGTTCGTGGCGGGCATGCTCGCGGCGGGTACCGCGGCCCGGGGAATCGACGCCCAGGCGAACTTCCAGCTGTGGCAGCTGCTGGTGTTCATCCCGCTGGCCGCGATCCTCGGCGGGCAGGTGGGCTACTTCATCGGGCGCACCATCGGCACGTCGATGTTCAAGCCCGACGCCAAGGTGCTCAAACAGCGCTACCTCGACGAGGCACACGCCTTCTTCGAGCAGCGTGGGCCGTTCGCCATCGTGATCGCGCGCTTCGTGCCGATCGTGCGGACCCTGGCCCCACTGACCGCGGGCGCTGCGAAGATGCGCTATTCGGTGTTCACGACCTTCAACATCCTCGGTGCGGTGGTCTGGGGTGTCGGCCTGATCCTGCTGGGCTACTGGCTGGGTCAGTTCACGATCATCCAGAAGCTGCTGGAACCCATCTTCATCGTCATCGTGCTGGCCTCGGTCGCCCCGATGTTCATCGAGTGGCTCAAGCGTCGCCGCGCGACGAAGGATGCGTCCGAGACCCCTTAG
- a CDS encoding vWA domain-containing protein: MTSPHLLRGVDLAAFAVALVDRLRGAGVAVSAVGSAGLVEAMHVLAPARRSQLYWAARLTLVSRVDDLAAFDAVFHAVFDDAVLGLDPVSVKRPLDPALSPAGRPTADAPSAGDGDGLPWTTRLASVSAATHPPTGSAVPELLPSRLVAQADTPFEQFDSDELRRIGAWLESAQTRWPRRRTLRRQRHPAGRHVDLRATIKASRTTGWEPLRVARTRRQVRPRRVVLVCDVSGSMQPYATVYLHLMRATALRSSGLRPEVFAFATTLTRLTAALSHRCAETALARANDKVIDRYGGTHLGRSIGTLLALPHGNALRGAVVVIASDGWDADGPDTLRRAMSRLRRRAHLVIWLNPRAAAPGFAPLTGSMAAALPFCDHFLPAHTLAGLRELFDVLG; the protein is encoded by the coding sequence ATGACGAGCCCGCACCTGCTCAGGGGGGTCGACCTCGCCGCGTTCGCGGTCGCCCTGGTCGATCGGCTGCGCGGCGCCGGAGTCGCGGTGTCGGCGGTCGGATCCGCCGGCCTGGTCGAAGCGATGCATGTGCTGGCTCCCGCCCGCCGGTCCCAGCTGTACTGGGCGGCGCGGCTGACCTTGGTGAGCCGGGTCGACGACCTCGCGGCATTCGACGCGGTGTTCCATGCGGTGTTCGATGACGCCGTGCTCGGTCTCGATCCAGTGAGCGTGAAAAGGCCGCTGGACCCGGCGCTGAGCCCGGCGGGGCGGCCCACCGCCGATGCCCCGTCGGCCGGGGACGGTGACGGGCTGCCGTGGACCACGCGGCTGGCCTCGGTCAGCGCCGCGACACATCCGCCCACGGGCAGTGCGGTGCCGGAGCTGTTGCCGAGCCGACTCGTCGCGCAGGCCGACACGCCGTTCGAACAATTCGACTCCGACGAGCTGCGCCGCATCGGAGCCTGGCTCGAAAGCGCGCAAACCCGCTGGCCACGGCGGCGTACGTTGCGTCGTCAACGCCACCCGGCCGGGCGGCACGTCGACCTGCGCGCAACCATCAAGGCATCTCGGACGACCGGATGGGAGCCGCTGCGGGTGGCCCGCACCCGTAGGCAGGTGCGGCCGCGCCGGGTGGTCCTGGTCTGCGACGTCAGCGGTTCGATGCAGCCGTACGCCACGGTCTACCTGCACCTGATGCGGGCGACGGCCCTACGCTCCTCGGGGCTGCGTCCTGAGGTGTTCGCGTTCGCGACCACGCTGACGAGGCTGACCGCGGCACTGTCGCACCGCTGTGCCGAGACCGCGCTGGCCCGGGCCAACGACAAGGTGATCGACCGCTACGGCGGCACTCACCTGGGCCGCTCGATCGGCACCCTGCTGGCGCTACCGCACGGCAACGCCCTGCGCGGGGCGGTCGTGGTGATCGCCTCGGACGGCTGGGACGCCGACGGGCCGGACACGCTGCGCCGTGCCATGAGCCGGCTACGGCGTCGCGCACACCTGGTGATCTGGCTCAACCCCCGCGCAGCCGCCCCGGGATTCGCCCCGCTCACCGGATCGATGGCTGCGGCACTGCCGTTCTGCGACCATTTCCTGCCCGCACACACCCTCGCCGGGCTGCGGGAACTGTTCGACGTGCTCGGCTAA
- a CDS encoding SRPBCC family protein — protein sequence MNIANEFTVSVPIEDAWDLLTDLDQVVPLMPGAQLTGQDGDDVLGKVKVKVGPVTSEFSGKVRFVEQNRDEHRAVIDAKGKEARGTGNAAATVTARLHDAGQTTRVTVDTDLKIVGKLAQFGSGMLQQVSEKLLGQFVDSLEAKLAADQPVAAAPVAAVGPAQRAAEPQPIDLLDLAGGSALKKYGPRVAVAFLMAAVVFTIVRRMARARR from the coding sequence ATGAACATCGCCAACGAGTTCACCGTCAGCGTGCCGATCGAGGACGCGTGGGATCTACTCACCGATCTCGACCAGGTGGTCCCGCTGATGCCCGGCGCACAGTTGACCGGGCAGGACGGCGACGACGTACTCGGCAAGGTCAAGGTCAAGGTGGGCCCGGTGACCAGTGAGTTCAGCGGCAAGGTGCGCTTCGTCGAGCAGAACCGCGACGAGCATCGGGCCGTCATCGACGCCAAGGGCAAGGAAGCGCGCGGCACCGGCAACGCCGCCGCCACGGTCACCGCCCGATTGCACGACGCGGGACAGACCACCCGGGTCACCGTCGACACCGATCTGAAGATCGTGGGGAAGCTCGCGCAGTTCGGCAGCGGCATGCTGCAGCAGGTGTCCGAGAAGCTGCTGGGTCAGTTCGTCGACTCGCTGGAAGCCAAGCTCGCCGCCGACCAGCCCGTGGCCGCGGCACCCGTGGCCGCCGTCGGGCCGGCACAGCGGGCAGCCGAACCCCAGCCCATCGACCTGCTCGACCTGGCCGGTGGCAGCGCGTTGAAGAAGTACGGTCCCCGGGTCGCGGTGGCGTTCCTGATGGCTGCTGTGGTGTTCACGATCGTGCGCCGGATGGCCCGCGCCCGTCGATGA